The Streptomyces sp. DH-12 genome has a window encoding:
- a CDS encoding winged helix-turn-helix domain-containing protein yields MTTALPHPTASLRPLPDARRLHMVADGARRDTEGPASAPLVGYLLLVPQGTDPLDLFVRDRPRPEFRLVAADVTADGAAPVRQPADDAVRIDTARRTAEVDGRELDLTYLEFELLTHLVGRPHLVQSRETLVAAVWGYHHVGDGRTVDVHVARLRRKLGAAHRHRIVTVRSIGYKYVPGQQDNPRAAARGRS; encoded by the coding sequence ATGACCACGGCACTTCCGCACCCGACCGCCTCGCTCCGTCCGCTGCCCGACGCGCGCCGCCTCCACATGGTGGCCGACGGGGCGCGGCGCGACACCGAGGGCCCCGCGTCCGCGCCGCTCGTCGGCTACCTCCTGCTGGTCCCCCAGGGGACCGACCCCCTCGACCTGTTCGTGAGGGACCGGCCACGGCCCGAGTTCCGCCTGGTGGCCGCCGACGTGACCGCCGACGGCGCCGCACCCGTGCGGCAGCCGGCGGACGACGCCGTCCGGATCGACACCGCGCGCCGCACCGCCGAAGTCGACGGACGCGAACTCGACCTGACCTACCTGGAGTTCGAGCTGCTGACGCATCTCGTGGGGCGGCCCCACCTCGTGCAGTCGCGCGAGACACTGGTGGCGGCCGTGTGGGGGTACCACCACGTCGGCGACGGCCGCACCGTCGATGTCCACGTCGCGCGTCTGCGCCGCAAGCTGGGTGCCGCCCACCGGCACCGGATCGTGACCGTCCGGAGCATCGGCTACAAGTACGTCCCCGGCCAGCAGGACAACCCCCGCGCCGCAGCCCGCGGCCGATCCTGA
- a CDS encoding sulfite oxidase, translated as MPSSAVPSSRPDETAYDRHRLRQWLAGEARADGVSRRRLLALLAAAGGAGALPLSAPAPARAADGDTVVKPLPPEKFVRHGTNAETRWEALRGTGHHTPNDLFFVRNHTAPPRIDAGDWRLRLWGSGLRGGPGEDKAVEFGHDDLRRLPSVTRTAFVECAGNGRSGYTAQQGETVSGTPWTLGAIGVASWRGVPLSTVLRRAGLSPHAVDVQPRGLDAEYVSGGESLGRVRRPLPLAKALHDVVLAYEMNGEPLPPDHGYPVRVLVPSWVGIASIKWVGDIEVSAQPLFSPWNTTSYRLFGSAHPEGGSAPLTRQTLKSAFELASGATFRAGRTQVLTGRSWSGAGPVARVDVSTDGGSSWRPARLLERPRPDTWTRWSVSWTPRVRGTARLLARATDAAGRTQPDVSVHNTQGYLFDAVVRHEVTVL; from the coding sequence ATGCCGTCATCCGCCGTGCCCTCATCCCGCCCCGACGAGACCGCCTACGACCGGCACAGGCTGCGCCAGTGGCTGGCCGGCGAGGCCAGGGCGGACGGCGTGAGCCGACGCCGCCTGCTCGCCCTGCTCGCCGCGGCCGGAGGCGCCGGCGCGCTCCCCCTGTCCGCACCGGCCCCCGCCCGTGCCGCCGACGGCGACACCGTCGTCAAACCGCTGCCGCCCGAGAAGTTCGTCCGCCACGGCACCAACGCCGAGACCCGCTGGGAGGCCCTGCGCGGCACCGGCCACCACACCCCCAACGACCTGTTCTTCGTACGCAACCACACCGCCCCGCCCCGCATCGACGCGGGCGACTGGCGGCTGCGGCTGTGGGGGAGCGGCCTGCGCGGCGGGCCCGGCGAGGACAAGGCGGTCGAGTTCGGCCACGACGACTTGCGCCGGCTGCCGTCCGTCACCCGCACCGCGTTCGTCGAGTGCGCCGGCAACGGGCGCAGCGGCTACACCGCCCAGCAGGGCGAGACGGTCTCCGGCACCCCCTGGACGCTCGGCGCGATCGGGGTGGCGAGCTGGCGCGGGGTCCCCCTGTCCACCGTCCTGCGCCGGGCGGGCCTGTCCCCCCACGCCGTCGACGTGCAGCCGCGGGGCCTGGACGCCGAGTACGTCAGCGGCGGGGAGAGCCTCGGCCGGGTGCGGCGGCCGCTGCCGCTGGCGAAGGCGCTGCACGACGTCGTGCTCGCCTACGAGATGAACGGCGAGCCGCTCCCGCCCGACCACGGGTACCCGGTGCGGGTCCTGGTGCCCTCCTGGGTGGGCATCGCGTCGATCAAGTGGGTCGGCGACATCGAGGTGTCCGCGCAGCCGCTGTTCTCGCCGTGGAACACCACGTCCTACCGGCTCTTCGGGTCCGCCCACCCCGAAGGCGGCAGCGCGCCGCTGACCCGGCAAACCCTCAAGAGCGCCTTCGAGCTGGCGAGCGGCGCCACGTTCCGGGCGGGCCGGACCCAGGTGCTGACAGGTCGCTCGTGGTCGGGGGCGGGGCCGGTCGCGCGGGTCGACGTGAGCACCGACGGCGGGTCGAGCTGGCGGCCGGCCCGGTTGCTGGAACGGCCACGTCCCGACACGTGGACCCGGTGGTCCGTCAGCTGGACCCCTCGCGTCCGGGGCACGGCCCGCCTGCTGGCCCGCGCCACCGACGCGGCGGGCCGCACCCAGCCCGACGTCTCCGTCCACAACACCCAGGGGTACCTGTTCGACGCGGTGGTGCGGCACGAGGTGACGGTGCTCTGA
- a CDS encoding tetratricopeptide repeat protein — protein sequence MTEVRPSAAPSAALWERDEELAAIAEAVDVLCADRHSPGTLLELRGEAGLGKTALLAETRRIAEQRGCTVWSARGGETLRTVPFNVVRQLLQPALVSMLPEEAREYLGDWYDIAGPALGIADPGDRHPDPQGVCEGLVAAVRRLARRDWPLVLLIDDAHWADQETLYWLAAFAERLADLSVLVVVARRPGEITGESARHLDAIAAAAGRPVASLSALTPEAVAGLTRATLGENADAAFCREVWAVTGGNPYETVELLAKVQDSELEPVEAHAGELRELNRSARGGGLVARLEELGVDATRFAWAAAILGDGITVDLVAQLATLGPEDAARCAERLRGARILTVPDPASAGPAELEFVHPLIATAAYNSVPDALRRAMHGIAARIVNDSGRGAAAAARHLLEVHPDDDEELVWQLREAAREHLAVGAPDAARRCLERALEEPPRPEVHAHVLYELGCATFLTAPARTIGHLRTALGMPGLDGERRVDAVIRLSQALLHNDQMEEAVRTVEAEAARLPAGPARMRLQAVRFMWEGLHAGESLTPGRSERLAELAATCTGRDNAERALLILRGFDAMMRGENAEEIVEICDRALVNGRLAPGLGWTDSEWGVELLLMLAGSYAYTDRLDRAETLYNEALQAYDTAGWGGGHLALAHAYVGLAHRRRGRLEAAEDSLRESLRLAERVGRGLPLYWTATCNLVDTLLARGHVDEAWAMAERHGFAPPYPSTVVLPDPRSVRGRLLLAVGRAKEGVDELEAAEKAAAARGHHNPVHVFAAADLARALATEDPARAARLAVDLRRRAERLGTDTAIGEALRVAAALETGQRAVRLAGQAVACLESSPCQYEHAAARIEYGVLARSVPDLERGVALARSCGADGLVEQARAELAAGVGLR from the coding sequence ATGACGGAGGTACGGCCATCGGCGGCACCCTCGGCCGCCCTGTGGGAGCGCGACGAGGAACTCGCCGCCATCGCGGAGGCCGTCGACGTCCTGTGCGCCGACCGCCACTCGCCCGGCACACTGCTGGAGTTGCGCGGCGAGGCGGGGCTCGGCAAGACCGCCCTGCTCGCCGAGACCCGCCGCATCGCCGAACAGCGCGGCTGCACCGTCTGGTCCGCCCGCGGCGGCGAGACGTTGCGCACCGTGCCGTTCAACGTGGTGCGCCAACTCCTGCAGCCCGCCCTGGTGTCGATGCTGCCGGAGGAGGCCCGCGAGTACCTGGGCGACTGGTACGACATCGCGGGCCCCGCCCTCGGCATCGCCGACCCCGGCGACCGCCACCCCGACCCGCAGGGCGTGTGCGAGGGCCTGGTCGCCGCCGTGCGCCGGCTGGCCCGCCGGGACTGGCCGCTGGTGCTGCTCATCGACGACGCCCACTGGGCCGACCAGGAGACCCTGTACTGGCTCGCCGCGTTCGCCGAGCGCCTCGCCGACCTGTCCGTCCTCGTCGTGGTCGCCCGCCGCCCCGGCGAGATCACCGGGGAGAGCGCCCGTCACCTGGACGCGATCGCCGCCGCGGCCGGCCGTCCCGTCGCCAGCCTCAGCGCCCTCACCCCCGAGGCGGTGGCCGGACTCACCCGCGCCACGCTCGGGGAGAACGCGGACGCGGCGTTCTGCCGCGAGGTGTGGGCCGTGACCGGCGGCAACCCGTACGAGACCGTCGAACTCCTCGCCAAGGTGCAGGACAGCGAGCTGGAACCGGTCGAGGCGCACGCCGGCGAACTGCGCGAGCTCAACCGCTCCGCGCGCGGCGGCGGCCTCGTCGCCCGGCTGGAGGAACTCGGCGTGGACGCCACCCGGTTCGCCTGGGCCGCCGCCATCCTCGGCGACGGCATCACCGTCGACCTGGTGGCCCAGCTCGCCACCCTCGGCCCCGAGGACGCGGCCCGGTGCGCCGAACGCCTGCGCGGCGCCCGCATCCTGACGGTCCCCGACCCGGCGTCCGCCGGACCCGCGGAGCTGGAGTTCGTGCACCCGCTGATCGCGACCGCCGCCTACAACTCCGTCCCGGACGCGCTGCGCCGCGCCATGCACGGCATCGCGGCCCGTATCGTCAACGACTCCGGCCGCGGGGCCGCCGCGGCCGCCCGCCACCTCCTCGAGGTGCACCCGGACGACGACGAGGAACTCGTCTGGCAGTTGCGCGAGGCGGCCCGCGAACACCTCGCCGTCGGCGCCCCGGACGCCGCCCGCCGCTGCCTGGAGCGCGCCCTGGAGGAGCCGCCCCGTCCCGAGGTCCACGCGCACGTCCTCTACGAACTGGGCTGCGCCACTTTCCTGACCGCGCCCGCCCGCACCATCGGCCATCTGCGCACCGCGCTCGGCATGCCCGGACTGGACGGCGAGCGGCGGGTGGACGCCGTGATCCGGCTCTCCCAGGCCCTGCTGCACAACGACCAGATGGAGGAGGCCGTCCGCACGGTCGAGGCGGAGGCCGCCCGGCTGCCCGCCGGACCCGCCCGGATGCGGCTCCAGGCCGTGCGGTTCATGTGGGAGGGCCTGCACGCCGGTGAGTCCCTCACCCCGGGCCGCTCCGAACGCCTCGCCGAGCTCGCCGCCACCTGCACCGGCCGCGACAACGCCGAGCGGGCGCTGCTCATCCTGCGCGGCTTCGACGCGATGATGCGCGGGGAGAACGCCGAGGAGATCGTCGAGATCTGCGACCGCGCCCTGGTCAACGGCCGCCTCGCGCCCGGCCTCGGCTGGACCGACTCCGAGTGGGGCGTGGAACTGCTGCTGATGCTGGCCGGCTCCTACGCGTACACCGACCGCCTCGACCGCGCCGAGACCCTCTACAACGAGGCCCTGCAGGCGTACGACACGGCCGGCTGGGGCGGCGGACACCTGGCCCTCGCCCACGCCTACGTCGGACTCGCCCACCGCAGGCGCGGACGACTGGAGGCGGCGGAGGACTCCCTGCGCGAGTCGCTGCGCCTCGCCGAACGCGTCGGCCGCGGACTGCCGTTGTACTGGACGGCCACCTGCAACCTCGTCGACACGCTGCTCGCCCGAGGCCATGTCGACGAGGCGTGGGCCATGGCCGAACGGCACGGTTTCGCCCCGCCCTACCCGTCCACCGTCGTGCTGCCCGACCCGCGTTCGGTGCGCGGCCGGCTGCTGCTCGCCGTGGGCCGCGCCAAGGAGGGCGTCGACGAGCTGGAAGCGGCGGAGAAGGCCGCCGCCGCGCGCGGCCACCACAACCCGGTGCACGTCTTCGCCGCCGCCGACCTGGCCCGTGCGCTCGCCACCGAGGACCCGGCCCGCGCGGCCCGGCTCGCCGTCGACCTCCGGCGCCGCGCCGAACGCCTCGGCACCGACACGGCGATAGGGGAGGCCCTGCGGGTGGCGGCCGCCCTGGAGACCGGGCAGCGCGCGGTGCGCCTCGCCGGCCAGGCGGTCGCCTGCCTGGAGTCCTCGCCCTGCCAGTACGAACACGCCGCCGCCCGCATCGAGTACGGCGTGCTCGCCCGCTCCGTGCCCGATCTGGAGCGGGGCGTGGCGCTGGCCCGGTCGTGCGGGGCGGACGGCCTGGTGGAGCAGGCCCGCGCCGAACTGGCCGCGGGCGTCGGACTCCGGTGA
- a CDS encoding helix-turn-helix transcriptional regulator gives MTGGFEGPGAAPTNALLSVVARVTALADRLGVAHSEVFDVGRLSVASGVPEPVVKALLSGRPAGEPDVQARFLQRLDLLRRTRLKPNGRKYTQQEIADGAGMSRQQAGALINGDRRPTMEHCDALQRFFRVHAGFLTAEDPEALASALQHTEQELLQKLAERESVTAAEDPLERLLQDHGVRGIAWRAAQLPTDQHRDKVAEWLDMLLESVQRPKS, from the coding sequence GTGACGGGTGGCTTCGAGGGTCCGGGCGCCGCGCCGACGAACGCGCTGCTCTCCGTCGTCGCCCGCGTCACCGCACTCGCCGACCGGCTCGGCGTGGCGCACAGCGAGGTCTTCGACGTGGGCCGGCTGTCCGTGGCGTCCGGAGTCCCGGAGCCCGTGGTGAAGGCGCTGCTGAGCGGGCGGCCCGCGGGCGAGCCCGACGTGCAGGCGCGCTTCCTGCAGCGGCTGGACCTGCTGCGCCGTACGCGGCTGAAGCCGAACGGGCGCAAGTACACGCAGCAGGAGATCGCCGACGGGGCGGGCATGTCCCGGCAGCAGGCCGGCGCGCTGATCAACGGTGACCGGCGGCCCACCATGGAGCACTGCGACGCCCTCCAGCGGTTCTTCCGGGTGCACGCCGGTTTTCTCACCGCCGAGGACCCGGAGGCGCTGGCGAGCGCCCTCCAGCACACCGAGCAGGAGCTGCTGCAGAAGCTCGCGGAGCGGGAGTCGGTCACGGCGGCCGAGGACCCGCTGGAGCGGCTGCTGCAGGACCACGGGGTGCGGGGCATCGCCTGGCGGGCCGCGCAGCTGCCCACCGACCAGCACCGCGACAAGGTCGCGGAGTGGCTGGACATGCTCCTGGAGAGCGTCCAGCGGCCCAAGTCGTGA
- a CDS encoding Rrf2 family transcriptional regulator, with protein MRISARADYAVRAALQLASSMDDGPLKAEAIANAQDIPHKFLESILNDMRRGGLVVSQRGGNGGYRLAKPADSISIADVIRVVEGPLVSVRGVRPPELSYSGPAESLLPLWIALRSNVRQILEGVSLADVASSRLPAGVAALADTPTAWVNP; from the coding sequence ATGCGGATCTCAGCCAGGGCGGACTACGCGGTACGCGCCGCGCTGCAACTCGCGTCCTCCATGGACGACGGGCCGCTCAAGGCCGAGGCGATCGCCAACGCGCAGGACATCCCGCACAAGTTCCTCGAGAGCATCCTCAACGACATGCGGCGGGGCGGGCTCGTGGTGAGCCAGCGCGGAGGGAACGGCGGGTACCGGCTGGCGAAGCCCGCCGACTCGATCAGCATCGCCGACGTCATCCGCGTCGTGGAGGGTCCGCTGGTCTCGGTGCGCGGAGTCCGTCCGCCGGAGCTGTCCTACTCGGGTCCCGCCGAATCGCTGCTGCCCCTGTGGATCGCGCTGCGGTCGAACGTCCGCCAGATCCTGGAGGGCGTGTCCCTCGCCGACGTGGCGTCCTCGCGGCTGCCCGCCGGAGTGGCCGCGTTGGCGGACACTCCGACGGCCTGGGTGAATCCCTGA
- a CDS encoding acyl-CoA dehydrogenase family protein, which yields MCPAAAPARPALSPDPVAHGRAHWLRVAREAADDLATDTVIREQAGKAPVDEVSRLREAGLLTLLTPAGPGVGGADWDTAYAVVREISTADGPIGRLLGSHYFLSWSARFFADPGTALRVTERPAAEQWCWGGGFAPQDPPLTLSRTSRGLVLGGRQSYPTGVLVADRLAVRAVREDTGEPLAVVVDPVRRGVVVDASGDTFGQRLAGGGSVEFDDVPVGGDDVLGSLSADEDHLAPRAALAAPVGRLFSVQLLLGMAEGVLAEVREYSRAGRRPWQPVPPAGTPDDPQVLTAYGELTVLTRSASALCDQALDAVRHGLERGEDLTYDEYADVSALVSMAETAASRAAQESATRALDIVGPRSASARLGFDRFWRNARTHTLYEPVAHRLRDVGDYFLNGAHPPFVLPA from the coding sequence ATGTGCCCTGCCGCCGCGCCGGCCCGCCCCGCGCTCTCGCCCGACCCCGTCGCGCACGGCCGGGCGCACTGGCTGCGCGTGGCCCGCGAGGCGGCGGACGACCTGGCCACGGACACCGTGATCCGGGAACAGGCGGGCAAGGCCCCGGTGGACGAGGTGTCCCGGCTGCGTGAGGCGGGGCTGCTGACCCTGCTCACGCCGGCCGGACCGGGCGTGGGCGGCGCTGACTGGGACACGGCGTACGCGGTGGTGCGGGAGATCTCCACGGCCGACGGCCCGATAGGCCGGCTCCTCGGCTCCCACTACTTCCTGTCGTGGAGCGCCCGGTTCTTCGCGGACCCGGGGACGGCCCTGCGGGTGACGGAACGCCCCGCGGCGGAACAGTGGTGCTGGGGCGGCGGGTTCGCCCCGCAGGACCCTCCGCTGACGCTGTCCCGCACGTCCCGGGGCCTGGTGCTCGGCGGCCGTCAGAGCTACCCGACGGGGGTGCTCGTGGCCGACCGTCTCGCCGTACGGGCGGTGCGGGAGGACACCGGCGAACCCCTGGCCGTCGTGGTGGACCCGGTCCGCCGGGGCGTGGTGGTCGACGCGTCCGGCGACACCTTCGGGCAGCGGCTGGCGGGCGGCGGAAGCGTGGAGTTCGACGACGTGCCGGTGGGCGGCGACGACGTCCTGGGCTCGCTGTCCGCGGACGAGGACCACCTGGCCCCCCGGGCCGCGCTGGCCGCGCCCGTCGGGCGGCTGTTCTCGGTGCAGCTGCTGCTCGGGATGGCCGAGGGGGTGCTGGCCGAGGTGCGCGAGTACAGCAGGGCCGGGCGCCGCCCGTGGCAGCCCGTCCCGCCGGCCGGCACGCCCGACGACCCGCAGGTGCTCACCGCGTACGGCGAGCTGACGGTGCTCACCCGTTCCGCGTCCGCGCTGTGCGACCAGGCGCTGGACGCCGTGCGGCACGGGCTGGAGCGCGGCGAGGACCTGACGTACGACGAGTACGCGGACGTCTCCGCGCTGGTGTCCATGGCCGAGACCGCGGCCTCCCGGGCGGCCCAGGAGTCCGCCACCCGCGCGCTCGACATCGTCGGCCCGCGCTCGGCGTCCGCGCGGCTGGGCTTCGACCGGTTCTGGCGCAACGCCCGGACGCACACCCTGTACGAGCCCGTCGCGCACCGGCTGCGCGACGTCGGGGACTACTTCCTCAACGGCGCCCACCCCCCGTTCGTCCTGCCCGCATGA
- a CDS encoding putative leader peptide encodes MTARPHDDAARPLLTSRRHIDFGRTSSAICQPS; translated from the coding sequence ATGACCGCGCGTCCGCACGACGACGCCGCGCGCCCCCTGCTGACTTCGCGCCGCCACATCGACTTCGGCCGCACGTCCAGCGCCATCTGTCAGCCGTCCTGA
- a CDS encoding sulfite exporter TauE/SafE family protein encodes MNWSTGLAGLVAGLVISVATTPAGVSGAVFLLPVQLSVLGVPSPAVTPTNLLFNVVAGPGALLRHLRTGLLRDPLTRRLVSGTLPGVAVGSAVRVFAVPGATVFRLLIAVLLVPLGLWLVRRTLRPLRPAGDAEPSPRTVTGLALAVGVIGGVYGIGGGSLLGPLLAGRGMSVARVAPAALASTFVTSVAGACAFALLSLTGTGDVAPDWYLGLACGLGGLIGGYLGARLQPRLPETGLRLLLGSLATAVGALYAVQALD; translated from the coding sequence GTGAACTGGTCCACGGGACTCGCCGGACTGGTCGCGGGCCTGGTCATCTCGGTGGCGACCACGCCCGCGGGTGTGTCCGGCGCGGTGTTCCTGCTGCCGGTGCAGCTCAGTGTTCTCGGTGTGCCGAGCCCCGCGGTCACGCCGACGAACCTGCTGTTCAACGTGGTGGCCGGGCCCGGCGCGCTGCTGCGGCACCTCCGCACCGGCCTGCTGCGCGATCCGCTGACCCGCCGTCTGGTGAGCGGCACCCTGCCCGGGGTCGCGGTGGGCTCGGCCGTGCGGGTGTTCGCCGTCCCGGGGGCCACCGTCTTCCGGCTGCTGATCGCCGTGCTGCTGGTGCCGCTCGGGCTGTGGCTGGTCCGCCGCACCCTGAGGCCCCTCCGGCCGGCCGGGGACGCGGAGCCGTCGCCGCGCACCGTGACCGGGCTGGCCCTGGCGGTCGGCGTGATCGGCGGGGTCTACGGCATCGGCGGCGGCTCGCTGCTCGGGCCGCTGCTGGCCGGGCGGGGCATGTCCGTCGCGCGGGTGGCGCCGGCGGCGCTGGCCTCGACCTTCGTCACGTCCGTGGCGGGCGCCTGCGCCTTCGCGCTGTTGTCCCTGACCGGCACCGGTGACGTGGCCCCGGACTGGTACCTGGGGCTGGCCTGCGGGCTGGGCGGACTGATCGGCGGGTATCTCGGCGCGCGGCTGCAGCCGCGGCTGCCCGAGACCGGGCTGCGTCTGCTGCTGGGCTCCCTCGCCACCGCGGTGGGCGCCCTCTACGCCGTGCAGGCGCTGGACTGA
- a CDS encoding aliphatic sulfonate ABC transporter substrate-binding protein produces the protein MAALPLLLTACGYGSDAEDDAPRAEAAPDAEKLSAPEVRIGYFPNLTHATALVGVQEGLLQKELGGTRIKASTFNAGPSEIEALNAGSIDIGWIGPSPSINGYTRSGGENLRIISGSASGGVKLVVDPDTIKTLDDLKGKKIATPQLGNTQDVAFLHWIAEKGWKVDAQSGKGDVSVVRTDNKITPDAYRSGSVDGAWVPEPTASKLVAEGAKVLLDESDIWPDKKFVITNIIVSQNFLEEHPDVVEAVLRGSVRTNAWINANPDQAKASANKALEKLSGKALPAEVLNPAWESITFLDDPLASTLDAQAAHAVSAGLLEKPDLKGIYDLKPLNKVLKAEGRPEVDDAGLGVR, from the coding sequence ATGGCGGCCCTCCCCCTCCTGCTCACCGCCTGCGGCTACGGTTCCGACGCCGAGGACGACGCCCCTCGGGCGGAGGCCGCCCCGGACGCGGAGAAGCTCTCCGCCCCCGAGGTGAGAATCGGCTACTTCCCGAACCTCACGCACGCCACCGCCCTGGTAGGCGTCCAGGAGGGCCTGCTCCAGAAGGAGCTGGGCGGCACCAGGATCAAGGCGTCGACGTTCAACGCCGGGCCGTCCGAGATCGAGGCGCTGAACGCCGGGTCCATCGACATCGGCTGGATCGGCCCCTCGCCGTCCATCAACGGCTACACCCGGTCGGGCGGCGAGAACCTGCGCATCATCAGCGGTTCGGCGTCCGGCGGCGTGAAGCTCGTGGTCGACCCGGACACGATCAAGACCCTGGACGACCTCAAGGGCAAGAAGATCGCCACCCCGCAGCTCGGCAACACCCAGGACGTGGCCTTCCTGCACTGGATCGCCGAGAAGGGCTGGAAGGTCGACGCCCAGAGCGGCAAGGGCGACGTGTCCGTGGTGCGCACGGACAACAAGATCACCCCGGACGCCTACAGGTCCGGCTCCGTCGACGGCGCCTGGGTGCCCGAGCCCACCGCGTCCAAGCTGGTCGCGGAGGGCGCGAAGGTGCTGCTCGACGAGTCCGACATCTGGCCGGACAAGAAGTTCGTGATCACCAACATCATCGTGTCGCAGAACTTCCTCGAGGAGCACCCGGACGTCGTCGAGGCCGTGCTGCGCGGCTCGGTGAGGACCAACGCGTGGATCAACGCCAACCCGGACCAGGCCAAGGCCTCCGCGAACAAGGCGCTGGAGAAGCTGTCCGGCAAGGCCCTGCCGGCCGAGGTCCTGAACCCGGCGTGGGAGTCCATCACCTTCCTCGACGACCCGCTGGCCTCCACCCTCGACGCCCAGGCGGCGCACGCGGTGTCGGCCGGCCTGCTGGAGAAGCCCGATCTGAAGGGCATCTACGACCTGAAGCCGCTGAACAAGGTCCTCAAGGCCGAGGGCAGGCCCGAGGTCGACGACGCCGGGCTCGGCGTCCGCTGA
- a CDS encoding ABC transporter permease: MASTEKAAGVTKDTAAPQDPDDLAGLEAGLDALDSARSVRTPLRETLLRKVLPPVTAVALVLVVWQVLVWAEVAPPYKLASPSDVWGEVRAAWLRGTLLDYIWTSVSRGLLGFLLALAIGTPLGLLVARVTFVRAAIGPVLSGLQSLPSVAWVPPAVIWLGLNDSMMFAVILLGAVPSIANGLVAGIDQIPPLFLRAGRTLGATGMREARYVVMPAALPGYVAGLKQGWAFSWRSLMAAEIIASSPDLGVGLGQLLENGRNNSSMPQVFLAILLILCVGIAVDLLLFSPLERRVLRGRGLLAGR, from the coding sequence ATGGCCAGCACTGAGAAAGCCGCCGGCGTCACGAAGGACACCGCCGCGCCCCAGGACCCGGACGATCTCGCGGGCCTGGAGGCCGGTCTCGACGCGCTGGACTCGGCGCGGTCGGTCCGCACCCCGCTGCGCGAGACCCTGCTGCGCAAGGTGCTGCCGCCGGTCACCGCCGTCGCCCTGGTGCTGGTGGTGTGGCAGGTCCTGGTGTGGGCGGAGGTCGCTCCCCCGTACAAGCTCGCCTCCCCCTCCGACGTGTGGGGCGAGGTGCGCGCGGCCTGGCTGCGGGGCACGCTGCTCGACTACATCTGGACGTCCGTCTCGCGCGGCCTGCTCGGCTTCCTGCTGGCGCTCGCCATCGGCACCCCGCTCGGGCTGCTGGTGGCGCGGGTGACCTTCGTCCGGGCGGCCATCGGCCCGGTCCTGTCGGGTCTGCAGTCGCTGCCCTCGGTCGCCTGGGTGCCGCCCGCCGTGATCTGGCTGGGTCTGAACGACTCGATGATGTTCGCGGTGATCCTGCTCGGCGCCGTCCCGTCCATCGCCAACGGCCTGGTGGCGGGCATCGACCAGATCCCGCCGTTGTTCCTGCGCGCGGGGCGCACCCTGGGCGCGACGGGGATGCGCGAGGCCCGGTACGTCGTGATGCCCGCCGCGCTCCCCGGCTACGTGGCCGGCCTCAAGCAGGGCTGGGCCTTCTCCTGGCGCTCGCTGATGGCCGCCGAGATCATCGCCTCCTCGCCCGATCTCGGCGTCGGGCTGGGCCAGTTGCTGGAGAACGGCCGCAACAACAGCAGCATGCCGCAGGTGTTCCTGGCCATCCTGCTGATCCTGTGCGTCGGCATCGCCGTCGACCTGCTGCTCTTCAGCCCGCTGGAGCGGCGCGTGCTGCGCGGGCGGGGGCTGCTGGCCGGCCGCTGA
- a CDS encoding ABC transporter ATP-binding protein, whose amino-acid sequence MATTTAGTAEDTTAAVYAARVEHVSKSFPAPGAPGGRQLVLDDITLDVAPGEFVTLLGASGCGKSTLLNLIAGLDRPSAGTIGTDGRPALMFQEHALFPWLTAGRNIELALRLRGVGKPERRREAERLLELVRLRDAHGKRVHELSGGMRQRVALARALAQDSRLLLMDEPFAALDAITRDVLHDELTRIWRETGLSVLFVTHNVREAVRLAQRVVLLSSRPGRIARQWTVDLPHPRRLEDAAVAELSAGITEELRGEIRRHGQH is encoded by the coding sequence ATGGCCACCACGACGGCCGGGACGGCCGAGGACACCACGGCGGCGGTGTACGCCGCACGGGTCGAGCACGTCTCGAAGTCCTTTCCCGCTCCGGGCGCCCCGGGCGGACGGCAGCTCGTGCTGGACGACATCACCCTCGATGTCGCACCCGGCGAGTTCGTCACCCTCCTGGGCGCCTCGGGCTGCGGCAAGTCCACCCTGCTCAACCTGATCGCCGGACTGGACCGGCCGTCCGCCGGCACGATCGGCACGGACGGCCGCCCCGCCCTGATGTTCCAGGAGCACGCCCTGTTCCCGTGGCTGACCGCGGGCAGGAACATCGAACTCGCCCTGAGACTGCGCGGGGTGGGCAAGCCGGAGCGCCGCCGGGAGGCGGAGCGGCTGCTGGAGCTGGTGCGGCTGAGGGACGCCCACGGCAAGCGGGTGCACGAGCTGTCCGGCGGCATGCGCCAGCGCGTGGCGCTGGCCCGCGCGCTGGCCCAGGACAGCCGGCTGCTGCTGATGGACGAGCCGTTCGCCGCGCTCGACGCCATCACCCGGGACGTGCTGCACGACGAACTGACCCGGATCTGGCGGGAGACGGGACTGTCGGTGCTGTTCGTCACCCACAACGTGCGCGAGGCGGTGCGGCTCGCCCAGCGCGTCGTCCTGCTGTCGTCCCGGCCGGGCCGCATCGCCCGGCAGTGGACGGTGGATCTGCCGCATCCGCGCCGCCTCGAGGACGCCGCCGTCGCGGAGCTGTCCGCCGGGATCACCGAAGAACTGCGTGGGGAGATCCGCCGTCATGGCCAGCACTGA